From the genome of Yersinia enterocolitica, one region includes:
- a CDS encoding AAA family ATPase: MEKKAHPKMGQKFPRQQPFIFQVVGVLAALTHPNHLLV, from the coding sequence GTGGAGAAAAAAGCCCATCCGAAGATGGGCCAAAAGTTTCCACGGCAACAACCCTTCATCTTTCAAGTTGTAGGTGTGTTGGCTGCTCTCACTCACCCGAATCACTTACTGGTGTAA
- a CDS encoding nitrogen regulation protein NR(II), with protein sequence MATGTLPDAGQILNSLINSILLLDDDLAIHYANPAAQQLLAQSSRKLFGTPLPDLLGYFSLNIDLMRESLIAGQGFTDNEVTVVVDGRAHILSLTAQSLPEGFILLEMAPMDNQRRLSQEQLQHAQQVAARDLVRGLAHEIKNPLGGLRGAAQLLSKALPDPALLEYTKVIIEQADRLRNLVDRLLGPQRPGQHITQSIHQVAERVCQLVSLEKPDNVTLIRDYDPSLPELAHDPDQIEQVLLNITRNALQALGGAGGTITLRTRTAFQITLHGMRYRLSARIDIEDDGPGVPTQLQDTVFYPMVSGREGGTGLGLSIARNLIDQHSGKIEFNSWPGHTEFSVYLPIRQ encoded by the coding sequence ATGGCAACAGGCACGCTGCCCGATGCTGGGCAGATCCTTAATTCTCTCATTAATAGTATTCTGCTATTAGATGATGATTTGGCTATCCATTATGCCAATCCCGCTGCGCAGCAACTTCTGGCGCAAAGCTCTCGTAAACTTTTTGGTACACCCCTGCCCGATTTATTAGGCTATTTTTCTCTTAACATCGACCTGATGCGGGAAAGTCTGATCGCCGGTCAAGGTTTTACCGATAACGAGGTGACCGTAGTTGTTGATGGCCGCGCGCATATTTTGTCGCTGACAGCACAATCACTGCCAGAAGGTTTTATATTGCTGGAAATGGCGCCGATGGATAATCAGCGTCGGTTAAGCCAAGAACAATTACAACATGCACAGCAAGTCGCAGCCCGTGATCTGGTTCGTGGGCTGGCTCATGAGATTAAGAACCCGTTAGGTGGCTTACGGGGGGCAGCACAATTATTGTCTAAAGCATTGCCTGATCCGGCATTGTTGGAATATACCAAAGTGATCATTGAGCAGGCAGACCGCTTGCGTAACTTAGTTGATCGCTTATTAGGCCCACAACGGCCCGGTCAACACATCACACAAAGTATCCATCAGGTTGCTGAACGGGTTTGTCAGTTAGTCTCGCTGGAAAAACCAGATAATGTGACGTTAATCCGTGACTATGACCCAAGCTTGCCTGAACTGGCCCATGATCCAGACCAAATTGAACAAGTGTTGCTGAATATCACTCGCAATGCATTACAGGCTTTGGGGGGAGCTGGCGGCACTATTACGCTGCGCACCCGTACTGCGTTTCAGATAACACTGCATGGTATGCGCTATCGTTTGAGCGCTCGCATTGATATTGAAGATGACGGTCCGGGCGTTCCAACGCAATTACAAGATACCGTGTTCTATCCGATGGTAAGTGGTCGCGAGGGGGGAACTGGCCTTGGCTTGTCTATCGCCCGTAATCTTATCGATCAACATTCGGGTAAAATTGAATTCAACAGTTGGCCGGGACATACCGAATTCTCGGTTTACCTGCCTATTCGCCAGTGA